From the genome of Caretta caretta isolate rCarCar2 chromosome 27, rCarCar1.hap1, whole genome shotgun sequence, one region includes:
- the JUP gene encoding junction plakoglobin: protein MEVMNMMEQPIKVTEWQQTYTYDSGIHSGVNTQVPSVSSKCIGDDEDLYAKQYTIKTTTYREAGGQGLGSAAAADMESQLAMTRAQRVRAAMYPETMEDRSLLMTTHIDGQQTNVQRLAEPSQMLKSAIVHLINYQDDAELATRAIPELTKLLNDEDPVVVSKAAMIVNQLSKKEASRRALMQSPQIVAAVVRAMQNTSDLDTARCTTSILHNLSHHREGLLAIFKSGGIPALVRMLSSPVESVLFYAITTLHNLLLYQEGAKMAVRLADGLQKMVPLLNKNNPKFLAITTDCLQLLAYGNQESKLIILANGGPQALVQIMRSYTYEKLLWTTSRVLKVLSVCPSNKPAIVEAGGMQALGKHLTSSSPRLVQNCLWTLRNLSDVATKQEGLDGVLKILVNQLSSDDVNVLTCATGTLSNLTCNNSKNKTLVTQSNGVEALIHTILRAGDKEDITEPAVCALRHLTSRHPEAEMAQNSVRLNYGIPAIVKLLNQPNQWPLVKATIGLIRNLALCPANHAPLQEAAVIPRLVQLLVKAHQDAQRHVAAGTQQPYTDGVKMEEIVEGCTGALHILARDPMNRMEIFRLNTIPLFVQLLYSPVENIQRVAAGVLCELAQDKEAADTIDAEGASAPLMELLHSRNEGTATYAAAVLFRISEDKNPDYRKRVSVELTNSLFKHDPAAWEAAQSMIPINEPYPEDMDAGYRMYPGDDPLDINMDMDGDYPMDTYSDGVRGHYPEHMLA from the exons ATGGAGGTGATGAACATGATGGAGCAGCCGATCAAGGTGACAGAGTGGCAGCAGACCTACACCTACGACTCGGGCATACACTCTGGGGTGAACACCCAGGTGCCGTCGGTCAGCAGCAAATGCATCGGGGATGATGAGGACCTCTACGCCAAGCAGTATACCATCAAGACAACCACCTACAGAGAGGCGGGGGGCCAGGGCCTGGGCTCAGCAGCAG cagcagacaTGGAGTCTCAGCTGGCCATGACACGGGCCCAGCGTGTCCGGGCTGCCATGTACCCAGAGACCATGGAGGACCGGTCCCTGCTTATGACCACTCACATTGATGGCCAGCAGACCAACGTACAGAGGCTGGCCGAGCCGTCGCAGATGCTGAAATCTGCCATCGTGCACTTGATCAACTACCAGGACGATGCAGAGCTGGCCACGCGGGCCATCCCAGAGCTCACCAAGCTGCTGAATGACGAGGACCCG GTTGTGGTCAGCAAAGCGGCCATGATAGTGAACCAGCTGTCCAAGAAGGAGGCATCGCGCCGCGCCCTGATGCAGTCCCCACAGATTGTGGCAGCCGTGGTGCGTGCCATGCAGAACACCAGCGACTTGGACACGGCCCGCTGCACCACCAGCATCCTGCACAACCTCTCGCACCACCGTGAGGGGCTGCTGGCCATCTTCAAATCGGGAGGCATCCCAGCTCTCGTGCGGATGCTCAG CTCCCCGGTCGAGTCGGTCTTGTTCTACGCAATCACCACCCTGCACAACCTGCTGCTGTATCAGGAAGGTGCCAAGATGGCGGTGCGCCTGGCTGATGGCCTGCAGAAGATGGTTCCCCTGCTGAACAAGAACAACCCGAAATTCCTCGCCATCACCACTGACTGCCTTCAGCTCCTAGCCTATGGGAACCAGGAGAGCAAG CTGATTATTTTGGCCAATGGGGGACCCCAAGCCCTGGTGCAGATCATGCGCAGCTACACCTACGAGAAACTGCTCTGGACCACCAGCCGGGTGCTCAAGGTCTTGTCTGTGTGTCCCAGCAACAAGCCTGCCATCGTGGAGGCTG GTGGCATGCAAGCTCTGGGGAAACATCTGACCAGCTCCAGCCCAAGGCTCGTACAGAACTGCCTGTGGACCTTGAGGAACCTCTCTGATGTGGCCACCAAGCAG GAGGGTCTGGATGGCGTCCTCAAGATCCTGGTCAACCAGCTGAGCTCAGACGACGTGAACGTGCTGACCTGCGCCACCGGCACCCTCTCCAACCTGACCTGCAACAACAGCAAAAACAAGACCCTGGTCACGCAGTCCAATGGGGTGGAAGCCCTGATCCACACCATCCTGAGAGCAGGCGACAAGGAGGACATCACTGAGCCGGCTGTCTGCGCCCTGCGGCACCTCACCAGCCGGCACCCGGAGGCAGAGATGGCCCAGAACTCGGTGCGGCTCAACTACGGCATCCCAGCGATCGTCAAGCTCCTCAACCAGCCCAACCAGTGGCCGCTGGTCAAG GCCACTATCGGTCTGATCCGCAACCTGGCCCTGTGCCCGGCTAACCACGCCCCACTGCAGGAGGCTGCCGTGATCCCTCGCCTGGTCCAGCTGCTGGTGAAGGCTCACCAAGATGCCCAGCGCCATGTGGCAGCTGGCACGCAGCAGCCGTACACA GATGGAGTGAAGATGGAGGAGATAGTGGAGGGGTGCACAGGAGCCCTGCATATTCTGGCCCGGGACCCAATGAACCGCATGGAGATCTTCCGACTCAACACGATTCCTCTCTTCGTGCAG CTGCTCTATTCCCCCGTGGAGAACATCCAGCGGGtggcagctggagtgctgtgtgaGCTGGCCCAGGACAAGGAAGCTGCTGACACGATTGATGCCGAGGGGGCCTCTGCTCCGCTGATGGAGCTGCTGCATTCCAGGAACGAAGGCACAG CCACCTACGCCGCAGCCGTGCTGTTCCGCATCTCTGAGGACAAAAACCCCGACTACAGGAAACGCGTCTCCGTTGAGCTCACCAACTCCCTCTTCAAACATGACCCTGCTGCCTGGGAAGCA GCGCAGAGCATGATCCCAATCAATGAGCCGTACCCGGAGG ATATGGATGCTGGGTATCGTATGTATCCGGGTGATGACCCCTTGGACATAAACATGGATATGGACGGAGACTACCCCATGGACACCTACAGTGATGGCGTCCGAGGTCACTACCCTGAACACATGCTCGCCTAA